The Lysinibacillus pakistanensis genome includes a window with the following:
- a CDS encoding MalY/PatB family protein — protein MSIFDQTNKRRCTNSVKWDAMEKVYGLTDASDILPMWVADMDFTAPAAVTKALREHAKKTVFGYSFVGEEAVQSIIDWQNTRHNWQIEKDSILFCNGVVAALANCITALTNPGDKVLISSPVYPPFYNIPKSNAREVISCPLVEQDGTFVFDFEAFEQALSQNIKAYILCNPHNPGGYVWDEATLKEIVRLCAKYDVLIISDEIHSDLMIDGATHTPLAKIAGAEIDRIITCLAPTKTFNLAGIQVAYMIVTDKRKRLKLEAINMASGQGSLNTFASVALQAAYTEGSSWLDELLTYISKNMDYAIKELEQLPGIRITKPQGTYLLWIDYRDLALDEKEMMKRLLETGKLALEPGTKYGEEGHGFLRMNVACSFETIKDGVQRFKLALQS, from the coding sequence TTGTCTATTTTCGATCAAACTAATAAACGTCGTTGTACAAACTCTGTAAAATGGGACGCAATGGAAAAAGTATATGGGCTAACAGATGCCTCGGACATACTCCCAATGTGGGTAGCTGATATGGACTTTACCGCACCAGCAGCTGTAACAAAAGCCCTACGAGAGCATGCTAAAAAAACGGTTTTCGGCTATAGTTTTGTTGGTGAGGAAGCCGTGCAGTCGATTATAGACTGGCAAAATACTCGTCATAATTGGCAAATTGAAAAAGATTCAATTCTGTTTTGTAATGGTGTAGTTGCTGCTTTAGCCAATTGCATTACAGCCTTGACAAACCCTGGCGATAAAGTACTTATTTCCTCACCAGTCTATCCGCCATTTTATAACATTCCCAAAAGCAATGCTCGAGAAGTTATTAGCTGTCCTTTGGTTGAGCAAGATGGTACATTTGTATTTGACTTTGAAGCCTTTGAACAGGCATTATCTCAAAACATCAAAGCTTACATATTGTGCAATCCACATAATCCAGGGGGCTATGTATGGGATGAAGCAACGTTAAAGGAAATTGTGCGCCTTTGTGCAAAATACGATGTTTTGATTATTTCAGATGAAATTCACTCTGATTTAATGATTGATGGTGCAACTCATACACCACTTGCAAAAATTGCTGGTGCTGAAATTGATCGAATTATTACTTGTCTGGCTCCAACAAAGACATTTAATTTAGCTGGAATACAAGTAGCCTATATGATTGTGACGGATAAGCGAAAACGTTTAAAATTAGAAGCTATTAATATGGCGAGTGGACAAGGCTCATTAAATACCTTTGCTTCTGTTGCACTGCAGGCAGCTTATACAGAGGGCTCTTCATGGCTAGATGAGTTACTTACTTACATCTCCAAAAACATGGACTATGCCATCAAAGAATTAGAGCAACTACCAGGCATTCGAATCACAAAACCACAGGGAACTTATTTGCTTTGGATAGATTATCGAGATCTGGCTCTTGATGAAAAAGAAATGATGAAACGTTTACTTGAAACGGGCAAGCTAGCATTAGAGCCAGGAACTAAATATGGTGAAGAAGGACACGGTTTCCTACGTATGAATGTAGCTTGCTCCTTTGAAACAATCAAAGATGGTGTTCAGCGCTTTAAGCTAGCACTACAATCATAA
- a CDS encoding DUF1871 family protein — translation MENIKMNQAAVHLLEEWDPFHLGSDHYDTETADVVAALQGIDDPSILAKVIQETYEHSFEEWIPFEDCVAISYKLIAIKFEAKCII, via the coding sequence TTGGAAAATATTAAAATGAATCAAGCAGCTGTACATCTGCTTGAGGAGTGGGATCCATTCCACTTGGGTTCAGATCATTATGATACTGAAACAGCAGATGTTGTAGCAGCATTGCAAGGTATTGATGATCCATCTATTCTTGCAAAGGTTATACAAGAAACATATGAGCATTCGTTTGAAGAATGGATTCCATTTGAGGATTGTGTAGCCATATCATACAAACTAATTGCCATTAAATTTGAAGCAAAGTGTATTATTTAA